A stretch of Lactiplantibacillus brownii DNA encodes these proteins:
- a CDS encoding excinuclease ABC subunit UvrA, translated as MQPTFKHGFIEIKDATQNNLQHVTLRVPKYETTVFVGLSGSGKSSLVFDTIAAASRRELNETFPSFTQQYLPKYGQPHVGDIEHLPVAIVIEQQRLGKNARSTLATYTGIYSLMRLLFSRIGKPFIGYSDTFSFNLPQGMCPTCQGLGYVDDIDEQKLIDPNKSLNQGAITFVSFGPDTWRWRRYATSGLFDDDKPIKDYTTEEYELLMHAPQQKLAHPGEGFPHTALYEGVVPRIRRSIIGKKEAEHHREAIAEIVTRKPCPACHGTRLKPEVLTNHIQGKNIADVTAMDLQHVLAFLNQITEVLATDVVRELSTKIQSLVDIGLGYLTLDRGTSSLSGGEAQRIKIAKYLTSALVDMVYILDEPSVGLHPHDIQLVKQALTRLKAKGNTILVVEHNPAMIDFADYVVEMGPLAGQDGGTVTFTGTYPELLASTSLTGKWLRQPHHWGAERQPTGQLSLQHVTQNNLKDVSVSIPLGVMTVISGVAGSGKSSLVTALKSQLHEAYIDLTQTPVGINIRSTPATYLGILDEIRKLFSAANERVGTSLFSYNGKGACPRCKGKGVTITNMAFMDPVVQTCELCHGKRYSEVALQYTYRSKNIAEVLQLSVKAAAAFFQDTPQLAKKLANLDRVGLGYLTLAQPLTTLSGGELQRLKLAVELGKQGTIYLLDEPTAGLHLKDTDRLLKLFNELVAAGNSLIIIEHNLAVIGQADWLIDVGPDAGRYGGQIQYSGTPRGSIKVPKSRTGVALKAWINEN; from the coding sequence ATGCAACCAACTTTCAAGCATGGCTTTATTGAAATTAAGGATGCAACACAAAATAACTTACAACACGTGACGTTGCGGGTGCCAAAATACGAAACAACGGTATTTGTGGGTTTATCGGGTTCTGGTAAGTCTTCGCTAGTCTTTGATACGATTGCGGCGGCGTCACGGCGTGAATTGAATGAAACGTTTCCGAGTTTTACGCAACAGTATTTACCCAAATATGGGCAGCCACATGTTGGAGATATTGAGCATTTACCGGTTGCCATCGTCATCGAGCAGCAACGGTTGGGGAAAAATGCCCGCTCAACATTAGCGACATATACGGGGATCTATTCACTGATGCGCCTGTTGTTTTCTCGGATTGGGAAGCCATTTATTGGTTATTCCGATACGTTTTCATTCAACTTACCACAGGGGATGTGCCCAACCTGTCAGGGACTCGGTTATGTTGATGATATTGACGAACAGAAATTGATTGATCCAAATAAGTCATTAAATCAAGGGGCCATTACCTTTGTAAGCTTTGGACCAGATACTTGGCGTTGGCGGCGATATGCAACTAGTGGGTTATTTGATGATGACAAGCCGATTAAGGACTATACCACCGAGGAATATGAGCTGTTGATGCATGCACCCCAACAAAAATTAGCTCATCCAGGTGAAGGCTTTCCGCATACCGCACTGTATGAAGGCGTGGTGCCACGCATACGCCGGTCAATTATTGGCAAAAAAGAAGCGGAACATCATCGTGAAGCGATTGCGGAGATTGTGACACGCAAGCCTTGCCCCGCTTGTCACGGAACACGTTTGAAGCCAGAAGTGTTAACCAATCATATTCAGGGCAAAAATATTGCGGACGTTACCGCCATGGATTTGCAACATGTGCTGGCGTTTTTAAATCAGATCACCGAAGTGTTGGCAACTGATGTGGTTCGGGAATTGAGCACCAAGATTCAATCATTGGTTGATATCGGGCTGGGTTATTTGACCCTTGATCGAGGGACTAGTTCATTATCAGGTGGGGAAGCCCAACGAATCAAGATTGCGAAGTATTTGACCAGCGCGTTGGTCGATATGGTCTACATTTTGGACGAACCCAGTGTCGGCTTACATCCGCATGACATCCAGTTGGTCAAACAAGCTTTAACACGGTTGAAGGCAAAAGGAAACACGATTTTAGTTGTCGAACATAATCCGGCGATGATTGATTTTGCGGACTATGTGGTCGAAATGGGGCCATTAGCCGGTCAAGACGGTGGTACCGTGACGTTTACAGGAACTTATCCAGAATTATTGGCGTCAACGTCATTGACCGGTAAATGGCTACGACAGCCCCATCATTGGGGGGCAGAACGACAACCAACGGGTCAGTTGAGTTTGCAACACGTGACGCAAAATAATTTAAAAGACGTGAGCGTCTCAATACCGCTGGGTGTGATGACGGTTATCTCAGGGGTGGCCGGCTCCGGTAAATCTTCACTAGTCACGGCATTGAAGTCTCAATTGCACGAGGCTTATATTGATTTAACACAAACCCCTGTTGGGATTAACATTCGTTCGACACCAGCGACTTATTTGGGGATTTTAGATGAGATTCGTAAGTTATTTAGTGCGGCAAATGAGCGTGTCGGGACAAGTCTATTTAGCTACAATGGCAAAGGGGCTTGTCCACGTTGTAAGGGGAAAGGCGTCACGATTACAAACATGGCGTTCATGGACCCAGTCGTGCAAACTTGTGAGCTTTGTCATGGCAAACGCTACAGCGAAGTAGCGCTACAGTATACGTATCGTTCTAAAAATATTGCTGAAGTGCTCCAATTATCAGTGAAAGCTGCGGCGGCCTTTTTCCAAGATACACCACAATTAGCCAAGAAGTTGGCTAACTTGGATCGCGTTGGTTTAGGCTATTTAACGCTGGCACAGCCATTGACCACGTTATCTGGTGGTGAATTGCAACGCCTGAAGTTAGCGGTCGAACTTGGTAAACAAGGTACGATCTATCTGTTAGATGAACCCACGGCTGGGCTACATTTGAAGGATACCGATCGCTTGTTGAAGTTATTTAATGAGTTGGTTGCGGCAGGCAACTCGTTGATCATCATCGAACATAACTTGGCGGTTATTGGACAAGCTGATTGGTTGATCGACGTGGGTCCGGATGCTGGCCGTTATGGTGGTCAGATCCAATACAGTGGGACACCGCGGGGCTCAATCAAGGTACCAAAGTCGCGAACAGGTGTGGCACTGAAAGCTTGGATCAACGAAAACTAA
- a CDS encoding LOG family protein has translation MTIHNVCVFCGSNSGLDPKFANKTAELGRYLAAHDYQLIYGGGNHGLMADVAQATLDAKGRVIGIIPHFLVERGLALKTVTTFVETKTMSERKEKMLHLADAFIVLPGGFGTFEEFIQMLSWSQMDIHQKPIALYNIDGFYDPMVTMMQTATKYGFAPKENLDLFINGHDLNEIFTGFDTFKHVLPPKYTN, from the coding sequence ATGACAATTCATAATGTTTGTGTTTTTTGTGGCTCTAATTCGGGCTTAGATCCAAAATTTGCTAACAAGACGGCTGAACTCGGTCGTTATTTGGCAGCCCACGACTATCAACTCATCTATGGCGGCGGTAATCACGGTTTAATGGCCGATGTTGCACAAGCTACCTTGGACGCAAAGGGTCGTGTGATTGGGATCATTCCCCATTTCTTAGTTGAACGTGGCCTCGCCTTAAAAACCGTTACGACTTTTGTTGAAACCAAAACCATGAGTGAACGTAAAGAAAAGATGTTGCATCTCGCAGATGCCTTCATCGTATTGCCTGGTGGCTTTGGGACTTTTGAAGAATTCATCCAGATGCTCTCTTGGAGCCAAATGGATATTCATCAAAAACCCATTGCCCTATATAACATCGATGGCTTCTATGACCCAATGGTGACCATGATGCAGACAGCTACTAAATACGGCTTCGCGCCTAAAGAGAATCTGGATCTGTTCATCAACGGGCACGATTTAAATGAGATCTTTACTGGCTTTGATACCTTTAAGCACGTGTTACCACCTAAGTACACTAACTAA
- the mprF gene encoding bifunctional lysylphosphatidylglycerol flippase/synthetase MprF, producing MKATLQKLGAVLNKRMGLIKALFIFSVLLFVITEVGKIAKEVSGAQLGTALASQSWWHLLSMVIIGIVAVTPMLTYDVMITKFLPNHYSRAYILKAGWITNTFTNIGGFGGVLGASLRANFYNKAASKKQIVFAISKIALFLVSGLSLYCMISLILVYGFRIGGVYDSYWIWLVGGALYFPAIFIFTRVNDSEFFKGLTMGNVVRLLSGSFGEWTGCVLFFLLIGNFMQLPIDFAAVVPLFVIASVVGEVSMVPGGIGSFDVFMIFGLGAVGVSRPDAVAWLLFYRLFYYIIPFAIGLTLFVHDTGHRLNVRLEGLPKVALQRVAQIALTLFLYLSGFMMLLMSTVPNFAYNNKLFLQVYPFTFFFINQASSILMAFLLIGAALGTAGRVKRVFWPTVVILLVAILNTIRWLVVYDAISMKFIIFLVIILALVALSKHAYYRERLAFSWGQTLWVACVYVVTFVLYTIVGVYNAPQIHHRHAVPEALFFPSQKLWLFGIIGLVLAALILIAMYGYLARGHNARLGLKLDAARMKKLIATFGGNEISHLAFLNDKLVYYYQVDGVDQLAFLYQQKADKLILMGEPFGNQDYLQPALEQLMDDADSDGCSLVFYEINETLTMRLHEMGFDFIKTGEEGHVKLADFSLAGKRLRGERALMNKFTRDHYTFKVLQPPFSEDTMAALRAVSDSWLQGETEKGFSLGFFDETYLNQAPVAVVYNAEDQLVAFANLMPQGNDQVASIDLMRSSSDAPSGIMDTVFVHLFEDARNQGYVSFNMGMAPLAGVGVSRYSFIQEKIAHLIYEYGYQLYGFQGLRSYKEKYVTDWAPKYIAYRKRNSLIFTILQLLQVVNTRSKKHGGQHNFLIPKWVQNMNHH from the coding sequence TTGAAAGCAACGTTACAAAAATTGGGGGCTGTGCTGAATAAGCGAATGGGACTGATCAAAGCACTCTTTATTTTTTCAGTGTTACTATTCGTGATTACAGAGGTCGGCAAAATTGCGAAAGAGGTCAGTGGTGCGCAATTGGGCACCGCCTTAGCGTCGCAATCTTGGTGGCATTTATTAAGCATGGTCATTATTGGTATTGTTGCTGTGACGCCAATGCTCACCTATGATGTTATGATTACAAAATTTTTACCCAATCATTATTCACGAGCTTATATTTTAAAAGCCGGTTGGATTACGAATACTTTTACGAACATTGGTGGCTTTGGTGGCGTTTTGGGGGCCTCGTTGCGGGCTAATTTTTACAATAAGGCAGCTAGTAAGAAACAGATCGTCTTTGCTATTTCTAAAATTGCGCTATTTTTAGTTTCTGGGTTATCGCTGTATTGCATGATTTCATTGATTTTAGTTTACGGCTTCCGTATTGGCGGCGTTTACGATAGTTATTGGATCTGGTTAGTCGGTGGTGCGCTGTATTTTCCGGCCATCTTTATTTTTACACGTGTCAATGATTCTGAATTTTTTAAAGGGTTAACGATGGGGAACGTGGTCCGCTTACTAAGTGGGTCATTTGGCGAATGGACCGGCTGTGTGCTGTTCTTCCTCTTAATTGGGAACTTCATGCAGTTACCGATTGATTTCGCTGCCGTAGTGCCATTATTTGTGATCGCTTCGGTCGTCGGGGAAGTTTCGATGGTGCCAGGTGGGATTGGGTCCTTCGATGTGTTCATGATCTTTGGCCTCGGTGCTGTCGGGGTTTCGCGGCCGGATGCGGTCGCTTGGTTGCTCTTCTATCGGTTATTTTACTATATTATCCCGTTTGCCATCGGGCTGACCTTATTCGTCCATGATACGGGGCATCGACTCAATGTTCGGTTGGAAGGCTTACCGAAAGTGGCGCTACAACGGGTTGCTCAGATTGCCTTGACGCTATTCTTATATTTATCTGGATTTATGATGTTATTAATGTCGACGGTCCCTAATTTTGCGTACAATAACAAGCTTTTTCTGCAAGTTTATCCGTTTACGTTCTTTTTCATTAATCAAGCCAGCAGTATTTTGATGGCGTTTCTCTTGATTGGGGCAGCCTTAGGGACTGCTGGTCGGGTTAAAAGGGTGTTTTGGCCAACGGTCGTGATTTTACTGGTAGCCATCCTAAACACCATTCGTTGGCTAGTCGTCTATGATGCGATTTCGATGAAATTTATTATCTTCTTAGTCATCATTTTAGCGTTGGTGGCATTATCCAAGCATGCCTATTATCGTGAACGGTTGGCTTTTTCTTGGGGACAAACGCTCTGGGTCGCCTGTGTGTATGTGGTTACTTTTGTGCTGTATACGATTGTGGGTGTCTATAATGCGCCACAAATTCATCATCGTCACGCGGTTCCGGAAGCGTTATTCTTCCCATCACAAAAATTATGGTTATTTGGGATCATTGGGTTGGTCTTGGCAGCCTTAATCTTAATTGCGATGTATGGGTACTTGGCGCGTGGTCATAATGCGCGTTTAGGCCTTAAATTAGATGCGGCTCGTATGAAAAAATTGATTGCGACTTTTGGTGGGAATGAAATCTCTCATTTGGCCTTTTTGAATGACAAGTTGGTTTATTACTATCAAGTCGATGGTGTCGATCAGTTAGCTTTCCTGTATCAACAGAAGGCTGACAAGCTAATTTTAATGGGTGAGCCGTTTGGTAACCAGGACTATCTTCAACCGGCCTTAGAACAGCTGATGGACGATGCTGACAGCGATGGCTGTTCACTCGTATTTTATGAAATTAATGAAACGCTCACGATGCGTCTGCACGAAATGGGCTTTGACTTTATCAAGACTGGTGAAGAAGGCCATGTTAAGTTGGCCGACTTTAGTTTGGCCGGCAAACGGCTTCGTGGTGAGCGCGCCTTGATGAACAAGTTTACCCGTGATCACTATACGTTTAAAGTGCTGCAACCACCATTTTCTGAGGACACCATGGCGGCATTACGAGCCGTCTCGGACAGTTGGCTGCAGGGTGAAACTGAAAAGGGCTTCTCATTGGGGTTCTTTGATGAGACTTATTTGAATCAGGCACCCGTTGCAGTAGTTTATAACGCTGAAGATCAATTGGTGGCATTTGCGAATCTGATGCCGCAAGGGAATGATCAAGTTGCTTCAATTGATTTGATGCGTTCCAGTTCGGATGCGCCATCCGGCATTATGGATACGGTGTTTGTTCATTTATTTGAAGATGCGCGGAATCAAGGCTATGTCTCGTTCAACATGGGGATGGCCCCGCTGGCTGGTGTGGGAGTCTCTCGCTACAGCTTTATCCAGGAAAAAATAGCCCATTTAATTTATGAATATGGCTATCAGTTATACGGATTTCAGGGATTACGGTCATATAAGGAAAAGTATGTGACTGATTGGGCGCCTAAATATATTGCTTATCGTAAGCGGAATTCACTGATCTTTACGATTCTACAGCTATTACAAGTTGTCAATACCCGGAGCAAAAAGCATGGTGGTCAGCACAATTTTTTGATTCCCAAGTGGGTACAAAATATGAATCACCATTAA
- a CDS encoding sunset domain-containing protein yields MYFKRATLLAVLGLTLLSGCGSTKTSAPKTITKHQISYVDHRTKANQDAWSAAKAESQAIAASAKKLREESTTLVKAETEASSQASELAESRQTAKAASEKAVREAAESSTKQAAAQASAASAAEKAAASSTKAASSSAKAASESAASTQTSSAANTTNHANNFSGNTDTAQNGRVVGNSRSKIYHVETQHNYHMSGKNVVYFNSEADAQAAGYRKSMR; encoded by the coding sequence ATGTATTTCAAAAGAGCTACCCTACTAGCCGTGCTCGGATTAACCTTGCTCAGCGGCTGTGGGTCGACCAAGACATCCGCACCGAAGACTATCACTAAGCATCAGATCAGTTACGTTGATCATCGCACTAAGGCCAATCAAGACGCTTGGTCCGCGGCTAAAGCGGAAAGTCAAGCCATTGCGGCATCCGCTAAAAAGCTGCGCGAAGAATCCACGACATTAGTCAAAGCCGAAACCGAAGCTAGCTCGCAAGCGAGTGAGTTAGCTGAAAGTCGTCAGACCGCCAAAGCCGCTTCAGAAAAAGCGGTTCGGGAAGCTGCCGAATCATCCACTAAACAAGCCGCTGCTCAAGCTTCAGCCGCGAGTGCCGCTGAAAAGGCCGCTGCTAGCTCAACTAAAGCCGCCTCGAGTTCGGCTAAGGCCGCTTCAGAGTCTGCTGCTTCGACACAAACTAGCAGTGCCGCGAACACAACTAATCATGCTAATAACTTTTCTGGTAATACCGATACGGCCCAAAATGGTCGCGTTGTTGGTAACAGCCGTTCCAAAATTTATCACGTTGAAACCCAGCATAATTATCATATGTCCGGTAAAAATGTCGTTTACTTCAATTCAGAGGCGGACGCCCAAGCGGCAGGTTATCGGAAATCAATGCGTTAA
- a CDS encoding DNA/RNA non-specific endonuclease, whose protein sequence is MLLGSSISGLILLAGLGYWGWHLIVRKNYRGKQLLKYGWPIIVGLFVSIGLIGNTSTANATPEPKVKVETVKKVRAITVKNDRKLLALQKANSSSASSLKTETADLAKEKSKIDQTKAKNQQAGATKETATTSVKIGESPSATSLANMAYTGQQTIVINHNHPAFSSADLATDHGTWQRYGNLDQLNRVTAANALLSQSLMPKAKREALNVNPTGWRNKQLASGWLYNRSHLIGYQLTGQNNNPKNLMTGTRSLNAPEMVTYENQVADYLKANPKNYVRYQVTPVFKDNELLARGVQMRGQSVGSDAVSFNIYIFNVQAGMTLNYNDGTSRVAK, encoded by the coding sequence ATCCTACTTGGGAGTAGCATCAGTGGCCTAATTTTACTGGCTGGACTTGGTTACTGGGGCTGGCACTTAATCGTCCGCAAAAACTATCGGGGAAAACAACTGCTCAAATATGGTTGGCCCATCATCGTAGGACTATTTGTTAGCATTGGTTTGATTGGGAATACTAGCACCGCCAATGCCACGCCGGAACCGAAAGTCAAAGTTGAAACAGTCAAAAAAGTCCGTGCGATCACGGTTAAAAATGATCGAAAGTTACTAGCACTACAGAAGGCTAACTCGAGTTCCGCTAGTAGTTTAAAAACTGAAACTGCCGACTTAGCCAAAGAAAAGTCAAAGATCGATCAAACTAAAGCTAAAAACCAACAGGCCGGCGCCACTAAAGAAACTGCAACCACCAGTGTTAAAATTGGCGAGAGTCCTAGTGCGACTAGTTTAGCCAACATGGCTTATACTGGTCAGCAAACGATTGTGATCAATCACAATCATCCGGCCTTTAGTTCAGCTGACTTAGCCACGGATCATGGGACTTGGCAACGCTACGGTAATTTAGATCAATTGAACCGCGTCACAGCCGCAAATGCCCTGTTGTCGCAATCTCTGATGCCCAAGGCTAAACGAGAAGCGCTCAATGTCAATCCAACAGGCTGGCGAAACAAACAGCTTGCTAGCGGGTGGTTATATAACCGGAGTCATTTGATCGGTTACCAACTCACCGGCCAAAACAATAATCCTAAAAATCTCATGACAGGGACTCGTTCACTCAACGCTCCTGAGATGGTCACTTATGAAAATCAAGTCGCAGATTATTTAAAAGCAAATCCTAAAAATTATGTCCGCTATCAAGTGACCCCTGTTTTCAAGGACAACGAATTATTAGCCCGTGGGGTCCAAATGCGGGGTCAATCCGTTGGCAGTGATGCTGTCAGTTTCAATATTTATATTTTCAATGTCCAAGCTGGTATGACATTGAACTACAATGACGGGACCAGTCGCGTCGCTAAATAA
- the nrdF gene encoding class 1b ribonucleoside-diphosphate reductase subunit beta, producing MATDLAYYQKLLSNGNYKAINWDHVSDAIDKSTWEKLTEQFWLDTRIPVSNDMADWRNLDDDHRWVVGHVFGGLTLLDTLQSQDGLQSLRRHVVTPHETAVLNNIQFMESVHAKSYSTIFETLNTPDEINEIFDWSDSEEYLQNKAKWIYKLYDNFDEDPLKQKVANVFLETFLFYSGFYTPLYYLGHNQLPNVAEIIKLILRDESVHGTYIGYKFQLGFKDRSDKEQAEFKDWMFDFLYKLYENEENYVHLVYDQVGWSDEVLTFSRYNANKALMNLGQDALFPDTAEDVNPVVMNGISTGTSNHDFFSQVGNGYRLGQVEAMQDTDYDIGEPDD from the coding sequence ATGGCAACAGACTTGGCTTATTACCAAAAACTTCTCAGTAACGGCAACTATAAAGCAATTAACTGGGATCACGTTTCAGATGCAATCGATAAAAGTACTTGGGAAAAATTAACCGAACAATTTTGGTTAGATACTCGAATCCCCGTTTCCAATGATATGGCGGACTGGCGTAATTTAGATGATGATCATCGTTGGGTCGTGGGACACGTCTTTGGTGGGTTGACTTTACTAGATACCCTTCAATCGCAAGATGGCCTACAATCTTTACGGCGGCACGTCGTTACCCCACATGAAACGGCTGTTTTAAATAACATCCAATTTATGGAATCCGTTCATGCCAAGAGTTACTCAACGATTTTTGAAACGTTGAATACTCCCGATGAAATCAATGAAATCTTCGACTGGAGTGACAGCGAAGAATACTTGCAAAATAAAGCTAAATGGATCTACAAATTATATGATAATTTTGATGAAGATCCTTTGAAGCAAAAAGTTGCTAACGTCTTCTTGGAAACCTTTTTATTCTACTCTGGTTTTTACACGCCACTCTACTACTTGGGTCATAACCAATTACCAAACGTCGCTGAAATCATCAAATTGATTTTACGGGACGAAAGTGTCCATGGCACGTATATTGGCTATAAATTCCAATTAGGCTTTAAAGATCGGTCTGACAAGGAACAGGCTGAATTTAAGGACTGGATGTTCGATTTCTTATACAAATTATATGAAAACGAAGAAAACTATGTTCATTTAGTTTACGATCAAGTTGGCTGGTCTGACGAAGTCTTAACCTTTAGTCGTTACAATGCGAACAAGGCCTTGATGAATTTAGGTCAAGACGCCCTCTTCCCAGATACGGCCGAAGATGTTAATCCAGTCGTAATGAATGGGATCTCAACGGGGACTTCAAACCATGACTTCTTCTCACAAGTTGGGAATGGTTATCGTTTAGGTCAAGTTGAGGCCATGCAGGATACCGATTATGATATTGGCGAACCTGACGATTAA
- a CDS encoding redoxin NrdH — translation MKKVTVFTKNNCMQCKMTKKFLAAHNIAFEEKNININPEYVDYLKDQGFQAVPVVEINGESSIAGFRPDALKQLAV, via the coding sequence ATGAAAAAAGTAACGGTATTTACGAAAAACAATTGTATGCAATGCAAGATGACCAAGAAGTTTTTGGCTGCCCACAACATTGCCTTTGAAGAAAAGAACATCAACATCAATCCTGAATATGTTGACTACTTAAAGGATCAAGGTTTCCAAGCGGTTCCCGTTGTCGAAATCAATGGCGAAAGCAGTATTGCTGGTTTCCGCCCCGATGCTTTAAAGCAGCTCGCTGTATAG
- the nrdE gene encoding class 1b ribonucleoside-diphosphate reductase subunit alpha, producing MTLKNLKDVTYYDLNNEINIPVDNQIPLNKDQEALAAFLDQNVRPNTKRFDNLKARFDYLLDHDYLEEGFVEKYDFSFIEKVYDYLKSQDFHFKTFMAAYKFYAQYALKTDNGDYYLENYIDRVAMNALYFADGDEKLALDLADEMIHQRYQPATPSFLNAGRARRGELISCFLIQSTDDMNSIGRTINSALQLSRIGGGVGINLSNLRGAGDPIKHIDGAASGVVPVMKLLEDSFSYSNQLGQRQGAGVVYLSVFHPDIIAFLSAKKENADEKIRLKTLSLGVTVPDKFYELIKEDADMYLFSPYGVEREYGEPFSYVDITKEYDNMVKNPNIKKTKIKARDLENEISKLQQESGYPYVVNVDTANRDNPIDGKIVMSNLCSEVMQVQTPSLINDQQEYEKMGTDISCNLGSTNIVNLMHSPNFGHSVEAMVRALTFVTDNSNVDVVPSIQKGNHQAHTIGLGAMGLHAFFAKNQMTYGCKEAVDFTNIYFLLLNYWTLKASNEIARERQTTFVNFEKSKYADGSYFDKYTEQAWQPKFAKTQELFKDIFIPSQADWAALKADVMRDGLYHQNRMAVAPNGSISYINDTTASLHPIINRVEERQEKKIGKIYYPAPYLSNDTINYYKSAYDTDMRKVIDVYAAAQQHVDQGMSLTLFMRSTIPAGLYEWKDGRTDKMTTRDLNILRNYAYRKGIKSIYYIRTFTDDDGEVGVNECESCVI from the coding sequence ATGACCCTAAAAAATTTAAAAGACGTCACGTATTACGATTTGAACAACGAAATTAATATTCCGGTTGATAATCAGATTCCGCTGAACAAAGACCAAGAAGCCTTGGCAGCTTTTCTCGATCAGAATGTTCGCCCCAACACGAAACGTTTTGACAACTTAAAGGCTCGTTTTGATTATTTGCTTGACCACGATTATCTCGAAGAAGGTTTTGTTGAAAAATACGACTTCAGCTTTATTGAAAAAGTCTACGATTATCTCAAATCACAAGATTTCCATTTTAAAACTTTCATGGCTGCTTATAAATTTTATGCTCAATATGCGTTAAAAACCGATAATGGCGATTATTATCTGGAAAACTATATTGATCGTGTCGCGATGAACGCTCTTTATTTTGCGGATGGCGATGAAAAGTTGGCGCTAGATTTAGCCGATGAAATGATCCATCAACGCTATCAACCAGCCACGCCTAGTTTTCTGAATGCCGGTCGTGCGCGTCGTGGTGAATTAATATCATGTTTCTTGATTCAATCGACGGATGACATGAATTCCATTGGTCGGACGATCAACTCGGCCCTACAACTTTCTCGAATTGGTGGTGGCGTTGGGATCAATCTCAGCAATTTACGGGGTGCCGGTGATCCTATCAAGCATATCGACGGTGCTGCCAGTGGAGTCGTCCCAGTCATGAAATTATTGGAGGATAGTTTTTCTTACTCCAATCAATTAGGCCAACGTCAAGGAGCCGGAGTCGTTTATTTGAGCGTCTTCCATCCAGACATTATTGCCTTCTTGTCTGCTAAAAAAGAAAACGCCGATGAAAAAATTCGTCTAAAAACGTTATCGTTAGGTGTCACCGTTCCAGATAAGTTCTATGAACTCATCAAGGAAGATGCCGATATGTACCTCTTCAGCCCTTATGGTGTTGAACGCGAATATGGCGAACCCTTCTCCTATGTTGATATCACTAAAGAATATGACAACATGGTCAAGAACCCTAACATCAAGAAAACGAAGATCAAAGCTCGTGATTTGGAAAATGAAATCAGTAAATTGCAACAAGAATCTGGTTATCCTTACGTCGTTAACGTCGATACCGCCAATCGTGACAATCCGATTGATGGCAAAATCGTCATGAGTAACCTTTGTTCTGAAGTCATGCAAGTCCAAACCCCTTCATTGATCAATGATCAACAAGAATACGAAAAGATGGGGACGGATATTAGCTGTAACCTCGGTTCTACTAATATTGTCAACTTGATGCACTCGCCAAACTTTGGTCATTCGGTCGAAGCAATGGTCCGCGCCCTCACCTTCGTTACGGATAACTCAAACGTTGATGTGGTCCCTTCTATTCAAAAAGGGAATCATCAGGCTCATACGATTGGTTTGGGTGCAATGGGCTTACACGCTTTCTTTGCCAAAAACCAAATGACCTATGGCTGTAAAGAAGCCGTTGATTTTACTAACATTTACTTCTTGCTCTTAAATTACTGGACGCTCAAAGCATCTAACGAAATTGCTCGTGAACGTCAAACCACTTTCGTTAATTTTGAAAAATCAAAATACGCGGATGGCTCTTATTTTGACAAATATACCGAACAAGCTTGGCAACCAAAGTTTGCGAAGACCCAAGAACTTTTCAAAGATATCTTTATTCCAAGTCAAGCCGACTGGGCCGCGCTAAAAGCTGATGTCATGCGGGATGGGTTATACCACCAAAACCGGATGGCTGTCGCACCAAACGGGTCGATTTCATACATCAATGACACGACCGCTAGCTTGCATCCGATCATCAATCGGGTCGAAGAACGTCAAGAAAAGAAAATAGGTAAGATTTATTATCCCGCTCCTTACCTATCTAATGATACAATTAACTATTATAAGTCAGCTTATGATACAGATATGCGTAAAGTCATCGATGTTTACGCCGCCGCACAACAGCATGTGGATCAAGGGATGAGCTTAACCCTCTTCATGCGTTCCACGATTCCTGCTGGCTTATATGAATGGAAAGACGGCCGCACAGACAAGATGACGACTCGAGACTTAAACATTCTCCGGAACTATGCTTACCGGAAAGGGATCAAGTCGATCTATTACATCCGGACCTTTACGGATGACGACGGTGAAGTTGGCGTCAATGAATGTGAAAGCTGCGTAATTTAG